In Acanthochromis polyacanthus isolate Apoly-LR-REF ecotype Palm Island chromosome 18, KAUST_Apoly_ChrSc, whole genome shotgun sequence, the following proteins share a genomic window:
- the zgc:63972 gene encoding protein CutA homolog, whose translation MTLVAADRMEYLFQRCHKDAVFNSVFRSVLLMSCLFLVLTVSMYSGLWSIGVRLHSMFTGSYVPGHHSVLLINSPNEQAARDIGRAIMDRRLAASINILSKTSTMYYWKGEIQDASEILMLVKTKTSRIQQVIDYVRSVHPYANPEVLSFPVEDGSLAYMKWMDEAIPDD comes from the exons ATGACATTAGTTGCAGCTGACAGGATGGAGTACCTGTTCCAGCGATGTCACAAAGACGCTGTTTTCAACTCAGTCTTCCGCTCGGTGCTGCTCATGTCATGTTTG TTCCTGGTCCTGACTGTGTCCATGTATTCTGGGTTGTGGTCCATCGGGGTCCGGCTTCATTCAATGTTCACAGGAAGCTACGTACCAGGTCACCACTCGGTACTTCTCATCAATAGCCCCAACGAACAGGCAGCCAGGGACATTGGCAG agctATCATGGACAGACGGCTGGCAGCGAGTATTAACATTCTCTCCAAGACCTCCACAAT gtactATTGGAAAGGTGAAATCCAGGATGCAAGTGAAATCCTGATG CTGGTGAAAACAAAGACCTCCAGGATCCAGCAAGTCATAGATTATGTGAG GTCTGTGCATCCCTATGCAAACCCCGAAGTCCTCAGTTTCCCCGTGGAGGACGGCAGCCTGGCCTACATGAAGTGGATGGATGAAGCCATTCCAGATGACTGA